GGGAAGCTAGATGGTCAGAAGGAACTAAATCTgcaagaaaatattattctgttCAGAAATTTGGTTTTCATGAAGCAAGGAAGTTAGctataaaaacaattaagacaaaagaaattaattatatatataatagtataaatGAAGATTTTAATAAACCTCTGAAGTggaatttaaataatgaatttttaGAAATGAATCATGACCCAACtataaacttaaaaaagaaatgtagagcgaaaaattgtaaaataaaagaaatcaaagttaaaaaagatggtaataacaatattaataaaaaagtgaaaaatgaGAAGAAAAGTAGTCAAACgaagaatatgaaaaagagTAATCAATCAGTTATTAATTCTGCAAAAAGTGAAAATTACCAAATAGAAAATTACGACAGTTTTGATAATGAAGCAGAAAATGGGGAAAtcacaaaaatgaaaattaatattacatgtgcaggtaaaaaagaagaacatGCGCAAAATCAATGTAACAAAAATGTTGAAAATGGAAcattaaagaaaaacaatACCAATGATACATACAAAATGAGCAAACTCGGTTTGAACAATATTTCAAAAGAATTAAACTGCTGTATAgaagaattaaatatttgcacaaaaggaaatatttccaaagaaaataatatggtAAGTGTTCTTatcacaaaaaataataggaaTACATTCGAGGGGAAAAGGGATATCCTGAACTGTTCAGGAGAAATATTGCACACAAATGAAAATTACAtagaaaatgataataatgatcaCAATAATGGTAACAATATTAATGATATGAATGATGGcaatattaatgatattaatgatgataataataatgatattaatgatggcaatattaatgatattaatgatgataataataatgatattaatgatgataataataatgatattaatgatgataataataatgatattaatgatgataataataatgatagtaatgatagtaatgatagtaatgatagtaatgatagtaatgatagtaatgatagtaataataataataacgcTCCtcttaataaagaaaatagtCGTATGTCAAAGGAAAGTAGGTATCGGATCATCAACAAGTATAGTTGTGGTTCAAATGGCATTAATATTAACACAACTAGCATTTATAATACGACGGTTCATCCGaatagttataataatagcagtagtagtagtaataatgatGAGCGTGCAAAAAagaacagtaataataatataaatagcCAATTTTGCTGCACAAAGGAAGACACATGCActgtttataataaaaattatatttgtaaaaaattacaaaattgcaatatagaaaataatgaaacaaGTATGATGAAATTCCCATgtgataaaattttaagttaTATGCTACAACACAATAAACCAATTtcgaaaaataatatatataataataaaatagatatattaaaaattaatataaaacaatcaaaaaataattctcaTGATGAAGAAATATGGCCATCTAAGAAAAAagcatcaaaaaaaaaaataaacacaaaTAGTAACAATGCATGTATAAATAGTAATTCCCAACAtacaaaaaagataaaaactTATAATTCTGACCATTCTTTAGCTAAAAATGGGGATgtagatgaaaataaagagTGCAAACAGGATCTTGAAAATGATAGAGAAAATATCTCATTTCTGGTTAACGATCTACCTCAAAAGGAAGTTTGTGACTATGGTAGTGATTGTAATAAGAACAGCAATACGCACAGCAATACGCACAGCAATACGCACAGCAATACGCACAGCAGTACGAACAGTAATACGAACAGTAATACGAACAGTAATAATAGATATAACAACAAAGATGacaataacagtaacagcGAAAATGGTGACTGCACAAGTGACAAGCATAGTGCACCGCTTAATAGGGAAGGTTACAGGTCCAgtgaaaaaattgtatataattGTGGGAAAAGTTTAAATAATAGTTCAAAAAAAACAGCTCACTTGAAGAAAGATTCACCAAAGGAAAACCTCAGTTGTAGTAACTCATGTGATAGTAATAcatggaataaaaaaaaagaaaaaaagaaatattgtACAGAATTAAATGTAAAGGACTCATTACAATCTGATACtttaagtatttttaaaaatgcaaCTAATTTACTCCTAAATgatttgaaatataaatgcataccACATTTCGATAAgcaatttttgaatattttggAAATTATTGATAATCACATGAATTATGTGAATTCtacatttaatgaaaattttttaataacatatgtacatttgttTGATACTTGTGTATCTAACAATATTTTACCGAGCCAAATGGATCAAAAGATACAAAAGGTTTTTTGTAATGCGTTAATTGCATTTCATattctattatttaattttcagaaggaaaaaaaaaattaaggtgTTTTAAAtggtgtaaaaaaaattttataatatatatgctataAGCATAATGTGTGTGCACATATGCAGTACgcatcatatttatttaaaaaaaaaaaaaaaaaaaaaaaaaaaaaaaaaaaaaagtttacaacttcaaaaaaaaaaacatacatatatatataaatgtgtttatatatatatatatattggtaCGTACGTTTTTTcagtatattaaaaaaatgaaagaaaaagagaaaattgaaattaaataaaaaccaTTTGGagaacatatacatatgtattaaaaaaacaaaaagaacaaaaagggATATATTTCGTACATTTCGAAATAAGCCCTAATTCGTTATTTTGCTACTCCACCATTTTTCTACTCCATCATTTTGCTACTCCACCATTTTGCTACTCCATCATTTTGCTACTCCATCATTTTGCTACTCCATCATTTTGCTGCTTCATCATTTTGCTACTCCATCATTTTGCTGCTTCATCATTTTGCTACTCCATCATTTTGCTGCTTCATCATTTTGCTACTCCATCATTTTGCTGCTTCATCATTTTGCTACTCCATCATTTTGCTGCTCCATTAATTTTCTTCCCATTAATTTGCTTTTCATTACATTTCcacttcattatttttttgtgcttGCTTATCAGCGCTAgtgtatttatgtgtatgtagCTACACGTGCATGTATTTGTGTGTATACTTAAATTTATATGGTATTTATACAAGATGTAATACTTGGTATAATTCTGAAATACTCAACGTTTCCTGCGCATCCTCATACTTCTGTgtgcaatattttttcctaatttgttttttcttaacaTTTTAGCTACCTAGAACCtcaatttataaaaatttatgaaccGTTCATACGACCGGTTTATtgaacaattaaaaaaataaaaaataaaaataaatgaaacgTAACAAAACAGAATATAATACAACGTAATACTGTACAACGTAATACTGTAcaacataataaaacaaaacagtgcaaaataaaaataggaagcgttcattatttttgttcaaTTTTTGCACATTCTTTCCCAGTTTTGCTCATCAGCCGTTTTTATCCTGGTCTATGTtctttttcacatttttcacatttttcagccaatataattttctttcatatttGGACGGTTTTCCTGAAAAAACAATTCTTCTAGGAATTctgttaaaattttcatcatCTGGATTATATTCTGAATAGACTATATCATgcgtattcttttttaacaataaaCATCTTCCTCCctgttttataatttctctAGCAGCCTTAACGGTATATGCATGAGCTTTCACCAAAACATCTTTTGCATAATATTTGAAATCAAAACCatgtttcattttaaatttttttaaattacagcCAACAACTTTTATTGGATGCTTTCTTTTATACTTTCCTATTTTTAACCCTAGTTTGTCTATTACATTCCAATCAATTTCAAGATGCTTTTTTTCCCCACTTCTTGTATAAgctaaattaattaaatttagtGGAATTAATTCATATTCATATCTGTTAAATCTATGACCAGGTCCAAGTGGAGCAGAAACAAATTTTGgtaattttctatataatgGTGTTTGTCCTCCTTCAAAACCAATGGGTATAGAACCACCACTTCTACTTTTCTGTCCTTTCATTCCTCTTCCTGATGATCCTCCTCTTTTACTACCTACAcctcttccttttctttttttttttttctctcctAGACCTGGAATATTAAATGGAGTAatgaaatattcattttcttctCTATTTCCACCAACTACTGTTGATTTCCAATATATATCAGCTTTTAGTTTCATATTATCTATTAATGGATAAACAGCCTTAGGCCAATCCATTTGTGTCAAATCCCAAACTAAGGGTGTTTTGGTTTGTTCATAATGTGCatccataattttttttattcctaaTTTAATAGCTTCTTcttgatattttaaatttatttcattaattttttcattaatattttctctCAGTTTTACTAAAagctcatttttttcatcatatattaaatgttgatttttttctattttttctatttctttcatTATAGGATATATTGCTTCCTCCATTTCCTTCAAAACTTTTTGTAAAAAGTTTCTCTGTTCATCATTATATGAGGATTTAAATGTGCCATTCTTTAAATCTTCCTCTAACTTTTTAAActgattttttcttaattttaattttctatttattaatGCTTTGTATTTTCTATctaccaattttttttcttcttttaattctttaaacATGGTATTGGCTCGACCTATCTTGAAGCTTCCGTCAAGCATGCTCCCAAAAATACTCTCCAGTTCTTTCCTCTCGTTTCTACCATTGCCATTGCTACCATCTCCACTACTGTCATTACTGCTTCCCCTGCTGTTCTGATCCCAGTTACGCTCTCTTTTCCTTCTCTCTCTTGccaatttttcttcttctaaaTCGAAATTTATGTTAAATTGTCTTTTTACTTTACCTAACAAACTGTTGATTGTATCTATGGTgttgtatttttcttctacTTCCTCctctttaaatatatgtactacGTTCTTCTTATCTTTTGTAAGCGTCTTCTTATGCTTTTCTTTCATTACATTCCTACCCATCAAGttgaaatattttcctttgttttcatttattacaTAGCCCTTTATAAACATAGCAcacaataataacagtaatatgcgtctcattttattaatatcattttattaatatcgttttattaataacattttagtaatatcattttattaatatcattttattaatatcattttattaatatcattttattaatatcattttattaatatcattttattaatatcgttttattaatatcgttttattaatatcattttagTAATATCATTTTAGTAATATCATTTTAGTAATATCATTTTAGTAATATCATTGTAATTTTCCTTTCGCATTAAATAACTTagtttttcttcttctctCTCCTTTTTGTAGTCGCATTGTGTGTTGAGTCTTATCGCTATATAATATACGCATACTTCTTATGTACATGAGTATACGCACATTTTTAAGGTATGCTTCCCTAACCTAAACACGAACAATTTTGTCCTTGCGCGAACGAGCTTTTgcttatatacaaatatacctATTTAACCTGCCCCAATAATAAACACTCCATGTGTATACGTgtacataaaaacaaattcacttatatatacatacatatatatatacatacatatatacatacatatatatatacatacatatatatacacatacatatatatatacatacatatatatacacatacatatatatatacatacatatatacatacatatatatatacacatacatacgtgcacTTACGCATAATACTTATCGTGCAGCTCATTAGTTAGTGGATTAAACTGCAATAAGTGGTTTTCTTCAAATCCATTTGTTATgacttgttcataaaaaaatgcattcGACGAATACTTttagataaaattaaagattcaatcttttttattctgttatttttacattatgcTATTTtgttatgctttttttttttttttttttttttgcttcccttaattatattatttttgcattGTTAAGAGGAGCTGCCTTCACGGGATAAGATAACTACATAATCGAGTCGCTTAAGGGGTACGGTAATTAGCCAGCTTGCAAATTGAAATATGGCAAAGCTTGTACGACTATATTACAAGTAAACAaccatgtatatatatatatatatatatatatatatatatatatatgtatgtatttatgtatgcatgtatatacgtatgtatgtatgtatgtaactACATATGTACCAACATGAaagtatttttctttaaataaaagcCCATTGTGCATCCCGTTAAATACGGAATAATGGGACAATTTTTTGAGAATATTCAACGaccatatttatatttacgtaaTGCTTTGATTTgctatgaaaaaaaaattgtacccATTTGAACCGCACTTAAAGGAAACTTTTCTTACCTTAACAAAAAAAGGTTTTTtcgataatatatatatagatagatagatagatagatagatatagatatagatatatagatatttatagatagatatatatagatagatatttatagatagatatatatagatagatatttttatatataaccaTTTCTCTAAtccatttttgtttaaatatgTTGAAGGCACATGTATGTTTccatgtatgtgtatatgcatataaaaattaaagagaaaaaaagagatagaGCATAGGATTTTGCACTAGTAATTTACGAAAATTTCTTTCTGCAGATAAACGACCGTACGGTCATACTGTTTTAGTTGCCCTGCTATTGCGGAACTGTAATTCTACTGCTATATGCATGtgcaaatattatatatacatgtatatatatatatatatatatatatatatatatatatatatatgtgtatatatttgtatttgtattttctcCTCTTGTTTACTCTTTCACTCTTTTCCCCTTTCATCTTCTGCTCCTATGCGAATACACGCACATAAAACATGAGCGACTTTATGAAGAAGGATATTATTTCACTACCACAGCGAAATAGGAGACGAATCAGTGCAAGATATTCAAGTGATGAAGATTACTCAGATGATGCTAATGAAAGTAACAATGAAGGTAGTGACGATATGGAAAAGGATCGAGAAAAACTGTATGGCATCACATTAGAAAAGATTTACAAATACGAATACCTTGATCACACAGcagatataattttacatagTTATGGAAACAATTTAATGGAGTGTTTTGAGTCTATATGTATTTCCatgtttaattatatgtgtaatttaaataaagtggaattaaaaataagaaaaaaagtaattgtACATGGTGATAATTTAGAtgatttactttttaaatttttaaatgaatttcattttttatatggaagcgaatattttatttgtaaaaggATTGATATACTTACTTTTGATACTAagactttttttataaaagcaGTTGGATATGGGGAAACATTCTCTTCATTCAAACATGAAGGTGGTACAGAAATAAAAGCAATAACAAAACATGaattgaaaattatttcaaatgAGGAAGGTGAGTGcgaaatttttgttttagtCGACATTTAAGGTGAGTTAAATgggtatatattttttttaaatgggaaaaaaagtaaaaaccGCATCCACCTGAGGAACATTGCATTGTTTatttgtatgcatatgtgtacgtatttatgtatgtgtatgtgtatgtgtgtgtgtgtgcgACGCAAAATAAGGTCCGCTCTAGAGAAAAATCTATAAATTTGTTGACTATAGTccatgcatttttttttttttttttttttttttttttgttttgacACTGTTATACTCCCAGTTTGCCAAATAATCGCGCACCAAAATTGTGCTTGTTATTACCGTTTCGTACAtgttaaaatgtatatataagtatacgtgtatatatatgtgtgcatatatacacatgtgaATAACCTCATGCAGTGTGCATaattttacgtatatatgccGCTTTCTGCATCTGTAATAAATTATGCAATGGGACAAAAACGTGTTACCTTTCACTTGCCATGTATTTTTGATGCCGTGTAcacactaaaaaaaaaaaaaaaaaaagagataaaaagatataaatttttacgtACTGTTTTAGACCAAGATCACAattatgtacacacatatttaCTTGTACATTACTCATGGAAATATAAgctttaagttttttttttttttttctactgaATTTGTATCCTTTGGAATACCCTCGCGTATTTAATGCAGATCTGTTACAGCTACTGGAAAAAGTGTCTATACTATTCATTCATCATTGTAGTGTTGTCACGTGGTGTAACTCCGCCATTTCATCTCTTTACATTTTCGTAATATTTTCGTATGTTCTCCCTGATCATGTATTAacgtattaatttttttttgtacatcccccctttatttttttttttttttttttattataaacataaaatatgtttaactCTGTTTGGAATTTACTCCCTATTTGATTTTTTGATAAGTGTAGAGTGTAACTAGCATAAATCATAAAACGGGCTGCGTGTAACTAAGTTAATATGGAGGGGTTAACATTTTATGGCACGTCAAATTAAGATTGTTTtgggcaaaaaaaaaaaaaaaaaaagttcaacTCCCCTCTAGCGCTCTGTAAAGATATCATATATGGCACTTAAAAACGACGCTATTAATCGACGTTCCATTTTGTTAATAGTTGCACGTATATTTCTCCATTTCGTGAAACATGTAACTTGCAACTGCCatgttttacttttattttatgttcttTACTTTagttttctttatatttctctacatttctttacatttttctttacttttccttttttttttttttttttttttttacgttatGCTCTTAAAAGTGAACAAGCTGTGCTTACAGCTTTTACATTTCCctttgaataaaaaatagcacATCCAATGTATACTAGTTTTCTTTTCATGATTTTAATGTGTCAAATGGGACTAGAACGAATAAGTTTTCTGCacacacataaaaaaaaagaaaaagaaaaaaaaaaaaaatgttacttttgatattttcatattttattacgttttttttaaatgaggTGCTAAAACTTGTACATCATTGTATTTACTCAACAGAAAAAATTAGCAAAATGTGGTGAAgaagaaagaataaaaataaataaaataaaataaaataagtcaGAAATTAAAAGTAATCTCTtctgcaaaaataaaaatatttgtgaGCTTTTTGATATTTTCAATCCTAATATAAGTAATACAAAAATGGGTTTTaatgggtatatatatatagtacacACATGTAAACGCACTTACATGTATGCCTTAATAAAGAGACGAGTACAAGTGTACAAGTAAATATTTGTGCCTATGTAAACGTATGCATATAAGAGCTTATGTAAGTCAGATCATTTACACGCATAATAAgtatacgtatgtgtataatGTGTTACATATGCATCGCCAggcaattttttaattcatccttttaaggaaaaaaattaagtaaaaaagggaaaaatataataaaatgaataagtataataaaatgaataagtaaaataaaataaacaagtataagtataataaaatgaataagtataataaaataaacaagtataataaaatgaataagtataataaaataaacaagtaaaggtataataaaataaacaagtaaaagtataataaaataaacgagtaaaagtataattaaataaatgagcaaaagtataataaaataaacaagtaaaagtataataaaataaacaagtaaaagtataattaaataaatgaacaaaagtataattaaataaatgagcaaaagtataataaaataattaagtaaaaatataaagtaataaaacaGCATAGTAGCACTAACAACGAAATTGAGGTACACTGTGACAAACTATGACAAGTAGTGGCAAGGATTGAAGATGCTTACAAAGGAGGggaaattttcaaaaaatcgCTTAAATAAAATCAACAGTAAGCCCCGAAAATTCGCGTTAGGCTAAAGTTGTTCCTGTAACTGGAATCGCTTCACAGGAAGAACTCTTCTCCTTGTGTCTCACCTGGCCCCCTCCTGTGTTTGTGTGTACATAAGGAAATACGTCGAAAATGGTGTTGCGAAGGTGCAAAAATGCCAACAAAAATGTTGGAAGAAATAGCGCAAAAGCTGGCATTAACATTAGcagcagtaataataataattataatagcAGTGCAGTAAAGAGAGGTGTAGGAACCAACGAGCGAAAAAACTTTATAGCAGGAGAATcattaaacataaaaaaaaagagaaaagtaAGAAAGTATCATGAAAAACTTCCTGATTTTtcttgtttaaaaaaattaatttatgaaCAGAAGAAGAAAGataatttttgcaatttattttcctttaatgATCCAggtataaaagaaaaaattgataaatttaacaaaataattgaaaacagacaaaaacattataatatTGAAACGAAGGAAGAGGATGAGTtgtataaacatttttgtgAAACGTCCACCTTTGGATATACATTTATTGATAAGGCTCCAAATTTTGGAAATCATGAAGATATTGAAGATTTGGTTCAGCATGACGAACAAGAGGAAAATGAAGATGATGCTTTGGAGGAAGTCCACGAAAAGAGGAAAGCAAACCAGAAGTATGTCAATAGTGGCGTGGGTAGCGGTGTTAGTGGTGTTAGAGGTGTGGACATCGGTGGTGGTCttggtaataataacaatagtagtaataatattaggaGGGCGTATAAAGGCAAGggagaaaatatttttagcaAGCAAGGAATCatagatataaaaaagaaagacaTGATACTAGATCAACTTAAGTTAAAGTTTGACGAGTTTAAAATAGATATGGTAACCATTCCACAAAAACCTATTCATTTTATTGACGAAAACGGGAAGGAGAAAAAGaagctttttatttttaacataaataataataaaaagaagaatgaAAAGAAGAGAATTCAAATTGTATATGACCATCACGAcgggaaaaagaaaaagggaaaagcCAGAGCATTGGGGAGGGGTCCTGATGATGACGGTAAGAACGACTATGACAAAGGAAACAGCGACAACAGAATTAACGATAGCAATAATGGAAACAAAAACGACGATACCGATTCGGCATTCTTTTCCGATGGCGAAGATGTGGTAAGCCTGGTGAATAAAATCAACGATCAGAAGGAGTCTTACTTGTACTTCGTTGTGAAGGATAACGAACTGCtgttaaacaaaaataatgacTATTTTAGCATAATGATGCATTACCTATGTGAGGGAACTACAAATGTAAACattcaaatattatattatttaattatgaaaCCACCAAATATGGATTTATTGTTGTACCTAATTTTAACGTATTAtaaatttccttttcttGATATATTAGaacaatatgaaaatatgtcTATTCATAATATTGTTGAAAGCTCCTTTGAAGAAATTTCtttatatgattattattattatttctttaacaTTTTAGAAATATCACATGAACAATATTATATGGCTTTAGAATTATTTAACGGAATGAAAtttctattaaataaatataatttttttttaagtagaATGCATAAAAACTCTATTTTTTCCAAAGCGAAATTTGTCCTAGGTATGGGTGAAATTCAGGGTGTTAAGGATATATTCTTGACTAATGAATTGCGTAAAGTgaagaaacaaaatttaaaaaggagAACCTGCAAAGGGATAGAAGGACACACCCACGAAGAACGACAGGAACGCGAAGAACAGGAAGAAAAAAGCGACAACAGTCAGGACGATAGCACAAGAGGGGGATCAGAACCAAGGAGTTCAGAGGACTGCGTACCCACTGGAGGAACAGATAATATGGGGGAAAGGACAACGATCCGCGGTAAGGGAAAGACAGACAAGAAGAAAAGAGGCAAAGGAAATGACGATATGAGGAAGGGAAACTGTTGTGACGATGGGGGTATGAGCCTGAGGAGGAAGAACGGTACCCTGCAGTATATTCTGAACACAAAACTGGACTTCATAAACTACCAGCAGATAAATTTCTTCAACGAAACGCATTGGGACGTGATAGAAAACTATTACCACCTGAACAATTTAGACAAACTagtttattttacaaaagaTTTGTATTATAAGTTTacgaagaaaaatatttaccgTAAGCTAAACGAAATAACATGTGAGCAAAAACATTTTGACAAAATACAGATAATTGAATactgtaaaaagaaaatacccCCCTACAACAACAATGTAAAgtttatgaattttttggGAGTGTACTCTCATTCGTTTATATGGCAAATTTATTGCATGCAGTTGGAGCTGTTCTGCGTGCTCAAGTTTAAACGAATCGCCTGGGATGTGTTCACACCCGGAGGGGTTAGTGGCGGGATTAGAAGCAGGGTTAGCAATCTAATGGAAAAGAAACAGACCTACGACCAGCGAGGCAGCACAAGTAGCAGTGACCTTCTCCCCCCCATTATGTCAAGTCGGAATTACAACTCAGTAGAGGGGGAGGCTGCGAAGGTTGAGGATAGTGCATACACTGCGGTTGGTGCAGATGCTTCTAACGCTTCGAACGCTACGAATGTTACGAACGCGACGAACACTGATGAATGGGAAGACACAATGCAGTTGTTCTGCAGAAAGAGGGAAGCAGAATTCCATGTAAACACATCCAGAATAGTTGAAGAAAAACGCAGGCTTACACATCCCccaattttgaaaaatatagaaaaggaaataaataatgccttgcatatatttaaaatggacgttaaggaaaaaaaaatagaaaatttactttttcccATATCGGtagaaatacataaaaaatttattgaaaaaacaaaatatataaatgggacctcattaaatgaatttatttatagtGAATTTTTATCAGGAATTGATTTAAAACTAAGagtatttaaattaaaatgtataatggtaaaaatcattaaaataatattaccctttttaaatttcaatACTCTTATTATACTTAAATGTTCACGCATATTTCTTAAGGAAGACAATTTAATAGTAAATTCTGGAATCCCTTTAGGTCTGTTGACAAATAaaactttatattttcttttatctaAAATTGATGAAACTATAGCCACCAAAACGTATAGCAAAACCATTTTTCATTACATGCCCCCAGAGATAAGGGCAGGGCTTGAATGGATGAAAGGGGGGGGAATCACCAACGATGAGGAAAGTGCAGGAACGCATGAGGATATAAATTGGTACTTAAATAGAGATTCAAAC
This genomic interval from Plasmodium brasilianum strain Bolivian I chromosome 13, whole genome shotgun sequence contains the following:
- a CDS encoding AP2 domain transcription factor AP2-O3, whose protein sequence is MNNHFENFDELLKELDLQNYVSFVKKCFKNGVKKNEESICSQDLRNLAKCLPRVSGVWYDLHKNSWEARWSEGTKSARKYYSVQKFGFHEARKLAIKTIKTKEINYIYNSINEDFNKPLKWNLNNEFLEMNHDPTINLKKKCRAKNCKIKEIKVKKDGNNNINKKVKNEKKSSQTKNMKKSNQSVINSAKSENYQIENYDSFDNEAENGEITKMKINITCAGKKEEHAQNQCNKNVENGTLKKNNTNDTYKMSKLGLNNISKELNCCIEELNICTKGNISKENNMVSVLITKNNRNTFEGKRDILNCSGEILHTNENYIENDNNDHNNGNNINDMNDGNINDINDDNNNDINDGNINDINDDNNNDINDDNNNDINDDNNNDINDDNNNDSNDSNDSNDSNDSNDSNDSNNNNNAPLNKENSRMSKESRYRIINKYSCGSNGININTTSIYNTTVHPNSYNNSSSSSNNDERAKKNSNNNINSQFCCTKEDTCTVYNKNYICKKLQNCNIENNETSMMKFPCDKILSYMLQHNKPISKNNIYNNKIDILKINIKQSKNNSHDEEIWPSKKKASKKKINTNSNNACINSNSQHTKKIKTYNSDHSLAKNGDVDENKECKQDLENDRENISFLVNDLPQKEVCDYGSDCNKNSNTHSNTHSNTHSNTHSSTNSNTNSNTNSNNRYNNKDDNNSNSENGDCTSDKHSAPLNREGYRSSEKIVYNCGKSLNNSSKKTAHLKKDSPKENLSCSNSCDSNTWNKKKEKKKYCTELNVKDSLQSDTLSIFKNATNLLLNDLKYKCIPHFDKQFLNILEIIDNHMNYVNSTFNENFLITYVHLFDTCVSNNILPSQMDQKIQKVFCNALIAFHILLFNFQKEKKN
- a CDS encoding ribosomal protein L15, which produces MRRILLLLLCAMFIKGYVINENKGKYFNLMGRNVMKEKHKKTLTKDKKNVVHIFKEEEVEEKYNTIDTINSLLGKVKRQFNINFDLEEEKLARERRKRERNWDQNSRGSSNDSSGDGSNGNGRNERKELESIFGSMLDGSFKIGRANTMFKELKEEKKLVDRKYKALINRKLKLRKNQFKKLEEDLKNGTFKSSYNDEQRNFLQKVLKEMEEAIYPIMKEIEKIEKNQHLIYDEKNELLVKLRENINEKINEINLKYQEEAIKLGIKKIMDAHYEQTKTPLVWDLTQMDWPKAVYPLIDNMKLKADIYWKSTVVGGNREENEYFITPFNIPGLGEKKKKRKGRGVGSKRGGSSGRGMKGQKSRSGGSIPIGFEGGQTPLYRKLPKFVSAPLGPGHRFNRYEYELIPLNLINLAYTRSGEKKHLEIDWNVIDKLGLKIGKYKRKHPIKVVGCNLKKFKMKHGFDFKYYAKDVLVKAHAYTVKAAREIIKQGGRCLLLKKNTHDIVYSEYNPDDENFNRIPRRIVFSGKPSKYERKLYWLKNVKNVKKNIDQDKNG
- a CDS encoding protein archease, whose translation is MSDFMKKDIISLPQRNRRRISARYSSDEDYSDDANESNNEGSDDMEKDREKLYGITLEKIYKYEYLDHTADIILHSYGNNLMECFESICISMFNYMCNLNKVELKIRKKVIVHGDNLDDLLFKFLNEFHFLYGSEYFICKRIDILTFDTKTFFIKAVGYGETFSSFKHEGGTEIKAITKHELKIISNEEGECEIFVLVDI